A window of the Desulfovibrio sp. genome harbors these coding sequences:
- a CDS encoding (2Fe-2S) ferredoxin domain-containing protein: MVNKPKHHILVCNSFRAKGEPKGVCFKQGGSLLQYMETEILDRGLDILITGSGCLKQCEDGPVMVVYPEAWWYGHVDSEEKVDEILDALENGEACEDLLI; the protein is encoded by the coding sequence ATGGTCAACAAACCCAAGCATCATATACTGGTCTGCAACAGCTTCCGAGCCAAGGGCGAGCCCAAGGGCGTCTGCTTCAAACAGGGCGGAAGCCTCCTGCAGTACATGGAAACAGAAATATTGGACCGCGGCCTGGACATCCTGATCACCGGTTCAGGATGCCTCAAGCAGTGCGAGGACGGCCCGGTGATGGTGGTTTATCCCGAAGCCTGGTGGTACGGGCACGTGGATTCCGAGGAGAAGGTGGACGAGATCCTCGACGCGCTGGAAAACGGCGAGGCTTGCGAGGATCTTTTGATATAG
- the nifD gene encoding nitrogenase molybdenum-iron protein alpha chain — translation MDAPIVDHLAVPDIDPEEAKKELLAKYPPKVGRKRSQQIFIKETEGPEEREILANVRTVPGIITQRGCTYAGCKGVILGPTRDIVNITHGPIGCGFYSWLTRRNQTDASAPGAENFIPYAFSTDMQDQDIIFGGEKKLKQAIQEAYDLFKPKAIAIFSTCPVGLIGDDVHAVAREMKALLGINIFGFSCEGYKGVSQSAGHHIANNKIFTEVVGTSETPERTGKFTINMLGEYNIGGDAFEIDRILEKCGITVNATFSGNSTYNDFASAQMADLSCVMCHRSINYVADMLETKYGIPWIKVNFIGAHATAKSLRRIAQHFGDEALIKRVEEVIAEEMPIVEAALAEIKPRTTGKTAMLFVGGSRAHHYQELFHELGMTTLAAGYEFGHRDDYEGRQVIPSIKVDADSRNIEELHVEADPEKYSPRLTEAEIKAREDAGLKFKEYDGLITDMPKKTMIIDDLNQFESEKLIEMYKPDIFCAGIKEKYSVQKMGVPLKQLHSYDYGGPYAGFVGAVNYYKDIDRMVNSKVWSKVKAPWHADGPELTACFVAG, via the coding sequence ATGGACGCCCCAATAGTAGACCACCTGGCAGTCCCGGATATCGATCCGGAAGAGGCCAAGAAGGAGCTTTTGGCCAAGTACCCCCCGAAGGTCGGCCGCAAGCGCTCCCAGCAGATATTCATTAAGGAAACCGAGGGCCCGGAGGAACGGGAAATCCTGGCCAACGTTCGCACGGTTCCCGGCATCATCACCCAGCGCGGCTGCACCTACGCGGGCTGCAAGGGCGTTATCCTGGGTCCCACCCGCGACATCGTGAACATTACTCACGGTCCCATCGGCTGCGGCTTCTACTCCTGGCTGACCAGGCGCAACCAGACCGACGCCTCAGCGCCCGGCGCAGAGAACTTCATTCCCTATGCCTTTTCCACGGACATGCAGGATCAGGACATTATCTTCGGTGGGGAAAAGAAGCTCAAGCAGGCCATCCAGGAAGCCTACGACCTGTTCAAGCCCAAGGCCATCGCCATCTTCTCCACCTGTCCGGTGGGGCTCATCGGCGACGACGTGCATGCCGTGGCCAGGGAGATGAAGGCTTTGCTCGGCATCAACATCTTTGGCTTCTCTTGTGAAGGCTACAAGGGCGTGTCCCAGTCCGCTGGCCACCACATAGCCAACAACAAGATCTTCACCGAAGTTGTGGGCACTTCCGAGACGCCTGAGCGCACCGGCAAGTTCACCATCAACATGCTGGGTGAATACAACATCGGCGGCGATGCCTTCGAGATCGACCGCATCCTGGAGAAGTGCGGCATCACCGTGAACGCCACCTTCTCGGGCAACTCCACCTATAACGACTTCGCTTCGGCTCAGATGGCCGACCTAAGCTGCGTCATGTGCCACCGGTCCATCAACTACGTGGCCGACATGCTTGAGACCAAATACGGCATCCCCTGGATCAAGGTGAACTTCATCGGTGCGCACGCCACAGCCAAGTCCCTTCGGCGCATTGCCCAGCACTTCGGCGACGAGGCGCTCATCAAGCGCGTGGAAGAGGTCATCGCTGAGGAAATGCCCATAGTGGAGGCCGCTCTGGCGGAAATCAAACCCCGCACCACCGGCAAGACAGCCATGCTGTTCGTGGGGGGCTCCCGGGCCCACCACTACCAGGAGCTCTTCCACGAGCTTGGCATGACCACTCTGGCCGCTGGCTACGAGTTCGGCCACCGCGACGACTACGAAGGCCGCCAGGTCATACCCTCCATCAAGGTGGACGCCGACTCGCGCAACATCGAGGAGCTCCATGTGGAGGCCGACCCAGAAAAGTATTCCCCGCGTTTGACCGAGGCTGAAATCAAGGCCCGCGAGGATGCAGGCTTGAAGTTCAAGGAATACGACGGGCTGATCACCGACATGCCCAAAAAGACCATGATCATCGACGACTTGAACCAGTTCGAGTCCGAGAAGCTCATCGAGATGTACAAGCCCGACATCTTCTGCGCCGGCATCAAGGAAAAGTATTCCGTGCAGAAGATGGGTGTGCCGCTCAAGCAGCTGCATTCCTACGATTATGGCGGCCCCTACGCCGGGTTTGTGGGCGCGGTAAACTATTACAAGGATATCGACAGGATGGTGAACTCCAAGGTCTGGTCGAAGGTGAAGGCCCCCTGGCACGCCGACGGACCCGAACTCACCGCCTGCTTCGTGGCTGGCTAG
- the nifB gene encoding nitrogenase cofactor biosynthesis protein NifB, translating to MDLSKHPCFNKDAKGSCARIHLPVAPKCNIQCNYCNRKYDCVNESRPGVTSSVLTPPQAVAYMEQVLKAEPRITVVGIAGPGDPMANAKETLETIRRIKAKWPDMILCLSSNGLELPEHIDELAELGVSHVTVTVNAVDPEIAAKIYSWARVGKVLYRGADAARILLEKQEESIRRLKEKDIIVKVNTIIMPGINDHHVEDIAKKMKSMGVNLLNCMALIPNKDTKFELVPEPSKADVEAIRAMAETYLPQMRHCQRCRADAVGLLEKDCSRDFSGLMQACSTMVPTMDESRKNVAVASMEGMLVNMHLGEAASFQIWAETGTGSYKMVEERPAPPAGSGPKRWYSLAKALSDCRAVLVSGVGDTPQAILEEEGVKVVAMSGFIAQGLDAVFKTGNFAPLRAKGGGGCKMGGCSGGSGEGC from the coding sequence ATGGACCTTTCCAAGCACCCCTGTTTCAACAAGGACGCCAAGGGCTCCTGCGCGCGCATCCATCTGCCGGTGGCGCCCAAGTGCAACATCCAATGCAACTACTGCAACCGCAAGTACGACTGCGTGAACGAGTCGCGTCCGGGGGTCACCAGCTCGGTGCTCACCCCGCCCCAGGCCGTCGCCTATATGGAACAGGTGCTCAAGGCCGAGCCGCGCATAACCGTGGTTGGCATCGCAGGGCCCGGCGATCCCATGGCCAACGCCAAGGAAACGCTGGAAACCATCCGGCGCATCAAGGCAAAATGGCCGGATATGATTCTGTGCCTGTCCTCCAACGGCCTGGAGCTGCCTGAGCACATAGACGAACTGGCGGAACTTGGCGTGTCCCACGTGACTGTCACGGTCAATGCGGTTGATCCGGAAATAGCGGCCAAGATCTACTCCTGGGCGCGTGTCGGCAAGGTGCTCTACCGGGGCGCGGACGCCGCCCGCATTCTGCTGGAGAAGCAGGAGGAGTCCATCCGGCGCTTGAAGGAAAAGGACATCATCGTCAAGGTGAACACCATCATCATGCCTGGCATTAACGACCACCATGTCGAGGATATCGCCAAGAAGATGAAATCCATGGGCGTGAATCTGCTCAACTGCATGGCGCTCATCCCCAACAAGGACACCAAGTTCGAGCTGGTCCCCGAGCCCAGCAAGGCCGACGTGGAAGCCATACGGGCTATGGCCGAGACCTATTTGCCTCAGATGCGCCATTGCCAGCGCTGCCGGGCCGACGCCGTCGGGCTCTTGGAAAAGGATTGTTCGCGCGATTTCTCCGGGCTCATGCAGGCATGCTCTACCATGGTTCCGACCATGGACGAGTCCCGCAAGAACGTGGCCGTGGCCAGCATGGAGGGAATGCTTGTGAACATGCACCTGGGCGAGGCCGCCAGTTTTCAGATCTGGGCCGAGACCGGAACGGGCAGTTACAAAATGGTAGAGGAGCGTCCGGCCCCTCCGGCTGGCAGCGGTCCCAAGCGCTGGTATTCCCTGGCCAAGGCACTGTCGGACTGCAGGGCGGTGCTGGTGTCCGGGGTGGGTGACACCCCGCAGGCCATTCTGGAAGAGGAAGGCGTGAAGGTGGTGGCCATGTCGGGTTTTATCGCCCAGGGGTTGGATGCGGTGTTCAAGACAGGAAACTTCGCGCCGCTACGGGCCAAGGGCGGCGGCGGATGCAAGATGGGCGGCTGTTCCGGGGGCAGCGGCGAAGGCTGCTGA
- a CDS encoding diguanylate cyclase — MDHPVPLFDKEQQVIENARLILTGHVDGALSKPYLELLDEYQALLERSRRVAELALSVQLDLEAAVAQVAQLSQVDGLTGAMNRRAFEKLLSRDWAQAQREKATLSMLVVDIDNFRAYNDIYGSLAGDDCLKSVAHALMRCLFREVDVVARMEGNTFVVLLPATEPDGARVVAERIVKEVAALEIPHLESPHGGLVTVSVGVATVIPAPKDAPMLLVRQAQAALGEAKDSGRNAVFQNSGGDTPRIS, encoded by the coding sequence ATGGATCATCCGGTCCCCCTTTTCGACAAGGAGCAGCAGGTCATCGAGAATGCCCGGCTGATTTTGACTGGCCATGTCGATGGCGCACTCTCCAAACCATATCTCGAACTTCTGGACGAATACCAGGCCCTGCTGGAGAGATCCCGCCGCGTCGCGGAACTGGCCCTTTCCGTTCAGCTGGATTTGGAAGCCGCTGTGGCTCAGGTGGCCCAGCTCTCCCAGGTGGATGGACTCACCGGGGCCATGAACAGACGCGCCTTTGAAAAGCTTTTGTCACGCGACTGGGCCCAAGCCCAGCGGGAGAAGGCGACACTTTCCATGCTGGTGGTGGATATCGACAACTTCCGGGCCTACAACGACATCTACGGTTCGCTCGCCGGCGACGACTGTCTCAAGTCCGTGGCCCATGCCCTGATGCGCTGTCTCTTCCGGGAGGTGGATGTGGTGGCCCGCATGGAAGGCAATACCTTTGTGGTTCTTCTGCCCGCCACTGAGCCAGACGGCGCACGAGTGGTCGCAGAGCGCATCGTGAAAGAGGTTGCAGCGCTGGAGATTCCGCACCTGGAATCCCCCCATGGAGGGTTGGTGACTGTCAGCGTGGGGGTTGCCACCGTGATACCCGCACCAAAAGACGCTCCCATGCTTTTGGTCCGCCAGGCCCAGGCCGCTCTCGGGGAAGCCAAGGACTCTGGGCGCAACGCGGTTTTTCAGAACTCCGGGGGAGATACCCCGCGGATTTCCTAG
- the nifE gene encoding nitrogenase iron-molybdenum cofactor biosynthesis protein NifE encodes MSDIIFEERKDQIHVTGEGPFKLACNRDSLAGAVSQRACVFCGSRVVLYPIADALHLVHGPIGCAAYTWDIRGALSSGPELHRLSFSTDLQEKDVIFGGEKKLEAALTELIDRHEPKAAFVYSTCIVGIIGDDLAAVCKKVSAQKGIPVIPVQSEGFKGNKREGYLAACKAMFTLMGTGDTSDIPPISLNILGDFNLAGEIWIIREYFERMGIRVVANITGDGRVGDIAKAHGAALNVVQCSGSTMDLAKMMRETYGTPSVKVSYFGIEDMAEALYTVARFFKGLDPDMLARTQALVKEELAVLYPKLARFRQDLEGKKAAIYVGGAFKAFSLIKAFRHLGMSVVIAGSQTGTPEDYEELASICDPGTIIVDDANPLELSAFLKEKDVDIFVGGVKERPIAYKLGVGFCDHNHERKEALEGFVGMYNFALEVHRTVMSPVWRFVPRRAGKTLAAGISDLPKECSI; translated from the coding sequence GTGTCCGACATAATCTTCGAGGAACGCAAAGACCAGATCCATGTTACCGGAGAAGGCCCTTTCAAGCTGGCCTGCAACCGGGACTCGCTGGCCGGGGCCGTCAGTCAGAGGGCTTGCGTGTTCTGCGGCTCGCGGGTGGTGCTCTACCCCATCGCGGACGCACTGCATCTGGTGCACGGTCCAATCGGCTGCGCCGCCTACACCTGGGACATTCGGGGGGCGCTGTCTTCCGGGCCTGAACTCCACCGTCTCTCCTTTTCCACCGACCTTCAGGAAAAGGACGTGATCTTTGGTGGTGAGAAGAAGCTTGAGGCTGCTCTCACCGAGCTTATCGACCGGCATGAGCCCAAGGCCGCCTTCGTCTATTCCACCTGCATCGTGGGAATCATCGGCGATGATCTGGCGGCGGTGTGCAAGAAGGTCTCGGCGCAAAAGGGCATCCCGGTGATTCCGGTCCAGTCCGAGGGCTTCAAAGGCAACAAGCGCGAGGGCTACCTGGCCGCGTGCAAGGCCATGTTCACTCTCATGGGCACTGGTGACACTTCTGATATTCCGCCAATTTCGCTCAACATCCTGGGAGATTTCAACCTGGCTGGCGAAATCTGGATCATCCGTGAGTATTTCGAGCGCATGGGCATCAGGGTGGTGGCCAATATCACGGGCGACGGCCGGGTGGGCGACATAGCCAAAGCCCACGGCGCGGCGCTCAACGTGGTGCAGTGTTCCGGTTCTACCATGGATCTGGCCAAGATGATGCGCGAGACATACGGCACGCCCTCCGTGAAGGTGTCCTACTTCGGCATCGAAGACATGGCCGAGGCCCTTTACACCGTGGCCAGATTTTTCAAGGGGCTCGACCCGGACATGCTCGCCAGGACCCAGGCCCTGGTGAAGGAAGAGCTGGCCGTGCTGTACCCAAAGCTGGCCCGCTTCCGCCAAGACCTGGAGGGCAAGAAGGCCGCCATTTACGTGGGCGGAGCCTTCAAGGCCTTCTCGCTCATCAAGGCCTTTCGCCACCTGGGCATGTCAGTGGTCATCGCGGGATCGCAGACCGGCACTCCCGAGGACTATGAGGAGCTGGCCTCCATCTGCGACCCGGGCACCATCATAGTGGACGATGCCAACCCCCTCGAGCTCTCGGCCTTCCTCAAGGAAAAGGATGTGGACATCTTTGTGGGCGGCGTGAAGGAGCGCCCCATCGCCTACAAGCTTGGCGTGGGATTCTGCGACCACAACCACGAGCGTAAGGAAGCCCTGGAAGGGTTCGTCGGCATGTACAACTTCGCCCTGGAGGTCCACCGCACGGTGATGAGCCCCGTTTGGCGCTTTGTTCCCCGCCGCGCGGGAAAGACCCTGGCCGCGGGTATTTCCGACCTGCCCAAGGAGTGCAGCATATGA
- the nifK gene encoding nitrogenase molybdenum-iron protein subunit beta, translating to MALLRHTPAEITVDRTALSINPAKTCQPVGAMYAALGIHGCLPHSHGSQGCCAYHRSALTRHTKEPISAATSSFTEGSSVFGGQANLLTAIQNIFSVYEPEIIAVHTTCLSETIGDDMTQIVEKARAEGKVPEGKHVIYCNTPSYVGSHVTGYSNMVSGMVKNLAKSTGAKNGKVNIIPGFCEPADMAEIKRLALAMDVDANMFPDTSGVLNAPLTGKYEMYPAGGAKVADITSSGDAVGTIGLGQWATAQAAKYLDSEHKVPCQIMGLPFGLEATDAYIYALSKMAGKAVPASIDFERGQVVDVISDYNQYLYGKRVALAGDPDQLIGLTKLLIELDMIPAYVVTGTPGNKFEPAIREIIKGTPAENVTKVKCPGDMFLMHQWIKQEPVDLLIGNTYLKYVARDEDIPLIRHGFPIVDRMGHTYFPTVGYKGALRMIEKILDALLTRRDRDSTETKFELVY from the coding sequence ATGGCACTCTTACGGCACACACCCGCTGAAATAACAGTCGACAGGACGGCCCTGTCCATCAACCCGGCCAAGACCTGTCAGCCCGTGGGCGCGATGTACGCGGCGCTAGGCATTCACGGCTGCCTGCCGCACTCCCACGGTTCCCAGGGCTGCTGCGCCTACCATCGCTCCGCTCTGACCAGGCACACCAAGGAGCCCATCAGCGCGGCCACCAGCTCCTTTACCGAAGGATCCTCCGTGTTCGGCGGCCAGGCCAACCTGCTCACCGCGATCCAGAACATCTTCTCGGTTTACGAGCCTGAGATCATTGCGGTGCACACCACCTGTCTCTCCGAGACCATCGGCGACGACATGACCCAGATCGTGGAGAAGGCCCGCGCCGAGGGCAAGGTCCCCGAGGGCAAGCACGTGATCTACTGTAACACCCCGTCTTACGTCGGGTCGCACGTCACGGGCTACTCCAACATGGTAAGCGGCATGGTGAAGAACCTGGCCAAGTCCACGGGAGCCAAAAACGGCAAGGTGAACATCATCCCCGGATTCTGCGAGCCTGCGGACATGGCGGAAATCAAGCGCCTGGCCCTGGCCATGGATGTGGACGCCAACATGTTCCCGGATACCTCCGGGGTGCTCAATGCCCCGTTGACCGGAAAGTACGAGATGTACCCCGCTGGCGGAGCCAAGGTCGCGGACATCACGTCCTCGGGCGACGCGGTGGGCACCATCGGCCTTGGCCAGTGGGCCACGGCCCAGGCCGCCAAGTATCTGGACTCGGAGCACAAGGTTCCCTGCCAGATCATGGGCTTGCCCTTTGGCCTGGAAGCAACGGACGCCTACATCTACGCCCTGTCCAAGATGGCCGGAAAGGCCGTGCCCGCCTCCATCGACTTCGAACGCGGGCAGGTGGTGGACGTCATCAGCGACTACAACCAGTACCTCTACGGCAAGCGCGTGGCCCTTGCCGGCGACCCTGATCAGCTGATCGGCTTGACCAAGCTCTTGATCGAGCTGGACATGATCCCGGCCTATGTTGTCACGGGTACGCCCGGCAACAAGTTCGAGCCCGCCATCCGGGAGATCATCAAGGGAACCCCGGCCGAGAACGTCACCAAGGTGAAGTGCCCGGGCGACATGTTCCTCATGCACCAGTGGATCAAGCAGGAGCCCGTGGATCTGCTCATTGGCAACACGTACCTGAAGTACGTGGCCCGCGACGAGGACATCCCCTTGATCCGCCACGGGTTCCCAATTGTTGACCGCATGGGCCACACCTACTTCCCCACGGTGGGATACAAGGGCGCGCTCAGGATGATCGAGAAGATACTCGACGCATTGCTGACCCGCCGTGACCGGGATTCGACCGAAACCAAGTTTGAGTTGGTATATTAG
- a CDS encoding nitrogenase produces the protein MSATAVKPKTESFVSTTNACKLCKPLGATLVFKGIEGGVPYLHGSQGCATYMRRYIISHFREPMDIASSSLGEKQAIYGGGPNLKKGLLTVMDKYEAGMIGVATTCLTETIGDDVPGILKEFRKEFSDLDMAPVVNVATPSFSGTHMEGFTAAVRAVVDQLATGHAATKAVNCFPGFVSCEDIRHLKDVFDGFGLSATILPDYSETLDGPAVDEYEKITSGGTPVADIKAMGGAPASFEFGATLSDPGEAATAGGLLQSRFGVALHRLGLPIGLRQSDEFFKSLEAVSCMPTPRRHALERGRLLDAFVDGHKYVSQKRCVIYGEEDLIVGLTSFMAEIGVVPVLVAGGGKSGRLEKAVHAACEGLVPEMPEVADGVDFYDIADRARELAPDFFLGHSKGYRLARELSIPLIRVGFPIHDRFGGQRVRHLCYLGAQELLDRVVNAMIEKKQTDSDIGYGYI, from the coding sequence ATGAGCGCCACAGCAGTAAAGCCCAAGACAGAATCCTTCGTGTCCACCACCAATGCCTGCAAGCTGTGCAAGCCATTGGGTGCGACCCTGGTGTTCAAGGGAATAGAGGGAGGCGTGCCCTATCTGCACGGCTCCCAGGGCTGCGCAACCTACATGCGCCGCTACATCATCAGCCATTTTCGCGAGCCCATGGACATCGCCTCCAGCTCATTAGGCGAGAAGCAGGCCATATACGGCGGCGGCCCCAACCTGAAAAAGGGCTTGCTCACGGTAATGGACAAATACGAAGCGGGCATGATCGGCGTGGCCACCACCTGCCTCACCGAAACCATCGGCGACGACGTGCCAGGCATTTTGAAGGAGTTCCGCAAGGAATTCTCCGATCTGGACATGGCCCCGGTGGTGAACGTGGCCACCCCGAGCTTTTCGGGTACACACATGGAGGGCTTCACCGCCGCAGTCCGGGCCGTGGTGGACCAGTTGGCCACAGGCCATGCCGCAACGAAGGCCGTGAACTGCTTTCCAGGGTTCGTGTCCTGCGAGGACATCCGGCATTTGAAGGATGTGTTCGATGGCTTCGGGCTTTCGGCAACCATCCTGCCGGACTATTCCGAAACCCTGGATGGCCCGGCAGTGGATGAATACGAGAAGATCACCTCCGGTGGCACTCCCGTGGCCGACATAAAGGCCATGGGGGGAGCGCCGGCCTCCTTCGAGTTCGGCGCCACCCTTTCCGACCCCGGTGAAGCGGCCACAGCCGGGGGACTTCTGCAGTCGCGCTTCGGCGTGGCGCTCCACCGTCTGGGCTTGCCCATTGGGCTTCGCCAATCAGATGAATTCTTCAAGTCATTGGAGGCGGTCTCCTGCATGCCCACCCCGCGCCGCCATGCATTGGAGCGGGGAAGACTTCTGGACGCATTCGTGGACGGGCACAAGTACGTGTCCCAGAAGCGCTGCGTCATCTACGGCGAGGAGGACCTCATCGTGGGCCTGACGAGCTTCATGGCCGAAATCGGTGTGGTCCCGGTGCTGGTGGCCGGCGGTGGAAAATCCGGCAGGCTTGAAAAGGCAGTGCACGCCGCGTGCGAGGGGCTCGTTCCCGAGATGCCCGAAGTGGCCGACGGTGTTGACTTCTACGACATCGCGGACCGGGCCCGCGAGCTGGCCCCGGATTTCTTCCTGGGCCACTCCAAAGGCTACCGTCTTGCCCGGGAACTTTCCATTCCGCTCATCCGGGTGGGCTTTCCCATCCATGACCGTTTCGGCGGCCAGCGTGTCCGCCACCTCTGCTACCTGGGCGCCCAGGAGCTTTTGGACCGGGTGGTGAACGCAATGATCGAAAAGAAACAGACCGACTCCGACATCGGATACGGCTACATCTAA
- a CDS encoding P-II family nitrogen regulator translates to MKEVIAVVRMNKMNQTKKALTDAGVAAFFAHEAWGRGKGLVNMAVAAGAAQGYQEAAEVLGNKGKLFAKRMITVVVPDEEVDTVVKTIMEANQTGNAGDGKIFVLPMSDSVRVRTGESGSCAIV, encoded by the coding sequence ATGAAGGAAGTAATCGCCGTAGTTCGCATGAACAAGATGAACCAGACCAAGAAGGCTTTGACTGACGCCGGTGTAGCCGCCTTCTTCGCCCACGAGGCTTGGGGCCGTGGCAAGGGTCTGGTGAACATGGCCGTGGCGGCAGGAGCCGCCCAGGGCTACCAGGAGGCCGCCGAGGTCCTGGGAAACAAGGGCAAGCTTTTCGCCAAGCGCATGATCACTGTGGTGGTTCCAGACGAAGAGGTCGATACAGTCGTGAAAACCATCATGGAAGCCAACCAGACCGGCAATGCCGGCGACGGCAAGATCTTCGTGCTGCCCATGTCCGACTCCGTGCGGGTGCGCACCGGCGAATCCGGCTCCTGCGCCATCGTTTAA
- a CDS encoding heavy metal translocating P-type ATPase, translated as MSPKRQRPFEAATFESGSPNVAHSLPGRIRFRYKRPSHDALFKAADRIRGIEGVYSVSTNPRSGSLLVVFDPDTAVHAAVLSCVTGTEVREIPPERGRHASATQHDPETAPSLFGLLAPVIMRPMLPRGFQLAFALKGALPRLWRGVVSLLSGKLSVDVLDATALAICFLRRDFRSLGTITLLLSAGEFLENWTRKRSEESLAATLASQTVWAWVRKGSDEQQVDARTVKPGDLVVIRQGAVAPVDGVVEEGEALVNQSSMTGEVRGVPKRPGTAVFAGTVVEEGEVVVKATGSADSTRWRRMLALVEQAERSKAGVQSQAEKLAGNLVPFSLGLSGAVYAATRDPRRAASVLLVDYSCAIKLATPLAVLAAMRQMATEGVVVKGGLPLENLAKADVFVFDKTGTLTMAEPKVHSVIGYSGHSREDVLRLAACLEEHFPHPVARAVVRQAAAEGITHQEEHARVEYVAAHGVASWLKGKRIMLGSRHFIHDDEKIPLGEAGETARNLAEQGHSLLYLAIGDELAGLISLDDPLRPEAAEAIQALRDSGIKRIIMLTGDLDGMAARTAKELGITEWVSQVLPDEKHQVIEKLIAEGRTVAMVGDGLNDAPALARASVGISMHQGADVTREVADVVLTTGDLLALARARALAQAAFKRVKNNYWLIVGVNTLLLAGGLFGRLTPQLSALMHNGATIAAAVNALRPLRPGRSGMVPVFKEA; from the coding sequence CTGTCGCCGAAACGGCAGAGGCCCTTTGAAGCTGCGACGTTCGAATCAGGCAGTCCGAACGTCGCGCACTCACTGCCCGGCAGGATCAGGTTCCGCTACAAACGGCCCAGCCATGACGCTCTTTTCAAAGCCGCGGATAGAATTCGCGGAATCGAAGGGGTTTACTCTGTTTCCACCAATCCCCGCTCCGGCTCGCTTCTGGTTGTATTCGATCCGGACACGGCCGTGCATGCAGCCGTGCTTTCTTGCGTAACAGGGACCGAGGTCCGGGAGATCCCTCCTGAAAGGGGCAGGCATGCCTCGGCAACGCAACATGATCCGGAGACCGCGCCGAGCCTTTTTGGCCTGCTCGCTCCGGTGATCATGCGCCCCATGCTTCCCAGGGGTTTCCAACTGGCCTTTGCGCTTAAGGGCGCATTGCCCAGGCTTTGGCGGGGTGTTGTGTCGCTTCTTTCAGGAAAACTCTCGGTAGACGTGCTGGATGCGACAGCCCTGGCCATATGCTTTCTGCGCCGAGACTTCAGGTCGCTGGGAACCATCACCCTTCTTCTTTCCGCCGGGGAATTCCTGGAGAACTGGACGCGCAAGCGTTCGGAGGAAAGCCTGGCCGCCACCCTCGCCTCGCAGACCGTCTGGGCCTGGGTGCGCAAGGGCAGCGACGAGCAACAGGTGGACGCCCGCACCGTGAAGCCCGGGGACTTGGTGGTCATCCGCCAGGGAGCGGTGGCGCCTGTGGATGGCGTGGTGGAGGAAGGCGAAGCCCTGGTGAATCAGAGTTCCATGACCGGGGAGGTTCGCGGAGTTCCCAAGCGTCCTGGTACCGCTGTCTTCGCGGGAACCGTGGTGGAAGAGGGCGAGGTAGTGGTCAAGGCCACAGGCTCAGCCGACTCCACCCGTTGGCGCCGGATGCTGGCCCTGGTGGAACAGGCGGAACGCAGCAAGGCTGGCGTTCAAAGCCAGGCCGAAAAGTTGGCCGGAAACCTGGTTCCCTTTTCTCTCGGGCTTTCCGGAGCGGTCTACGCTGCCACTCGCGATCCGCGCCGGGCCGCCTCTGTCCTTCTGGTGGACTACTCCTGCGCCATCAAGCTTGCCACACCGCTAGCCGTGCTGGCCGCAATGCGCCAGATGGCCACGGAAGGCGTTGTGGTCAAAGGCGGTCTTCCTTTGGAAAACCTGGCCAAAGCCGACGTGTTCGTCTTTGACAAGACCGGCACCTTGACCATGGCCGAACCGAAGGTTCACAGCGTCATCGGCTACTCGGGCCATTCCCGGGAGGACGTGCTCCGCCTTGCGGCCTGCCTTGAGGAACACTTCCCCCACCCTGTTGCCCGGGCCGTTGTGCGCCAAGCCGCGGCCGAAGGCATTACCCACCAGGAGGAGCACGCACGAGTGGAGTATGTGGCCGCTCATGGCGTGGCCAGCTGGCTCAAGGGCAAGCGCATCATGCTGGGCAGCAGGCATTTCATCCACGATGATGAAAAAATACCGTTGGGCGAGGCTGGCGAAACCGCCAGGAATCTTGCCGAGCAAGGGCATTCACTGCTGTATCTGGCCATCGGAGACGAATTGGCCGGTCTCATCAGCTTGGATGACCCGCTTCGCCCCGAGGCGGCCGAAGCCATCCAGGCGCTTCGGGACTCCGGAATCAAGCGCATCATCATGCTCACCGGCGATCTGGACGGCATGGCCGCCAGGACCGCGAAGGAGCTCGGCATAACCGAGTGGGTGTCCCAGGTGCTGCCCGATGAAAAGCATCAAGTTATTGAGAAGCTTATCGCCGAAGGCAGAACTGTGGCCATGGTCGGCGATGGGTTAAACGACGCCCCGGCCCTTGCCCGGGCATCGGTTGGCATCTCCATGCACCAGGGTGCGGACGTCACCCGCGAGGTGGCCGACGTGGTGCTCACCACGGGCGACCTGCTGGCCCTGGCCCGGGCCAGAGCCTTGGCCCAGGCGGCTTTCAAGCGTGTGAAAAACAACTATTGGCTTATCGTGGGCGTGAACACCCTGCTCCTGGCCGGCGGTCTGTTCGGGCGCTTGACTCCACAGCTCTCTGCTCTCATGCACAACGGGGCCACCATCGCCGCTGCTGTGAACGCCCTGCGGCCCCTGCGGCCAGGACGATCAGGAATGGTTCCAGTGTTCAAGGAGGCCTGA